DNA from Hwangdonia lutea:
CTTATTTGACTGAAAAAGACACATATAAAACCATTGACACATCCACCGAAGCTATTTTATTTAAAGATAAAAACAGTAAGTTTTTCGGTTACGCCTATCCCATTACTTCCGAAGATGACGTAAAACTTCATATTAACAACTTAAAAAAAGAGCATCACGCCGCAAGGCATTGGTGCTATGCCTATCAAATAGGGACGGAACATATTAGCTATCGGGCAAACGACGATGGCGAACCCAACAATTCAGCAGGCATGCCTATTTACGGGCAAATACAATCTTTTGATGTTACCAACATTTTAATTGTGGTGGTGCGCTATTTTGGGGGTATTAAATTGGGTGTTGGCGGATTAATTAACGCTTACAAAACCACAGCGCAGTTAACACTGGAAGCTTCCAAAATTTTAAAAAAAACCATAAATGTAGATTACCTGATTACGTTCGATTATAAAAACATGAATACCGTAATGCGCATCATTAAAGAGAAAAAACTAAACATTACCAATCAGAAATTGGAGCTGGATTGCCAAATAACAATTTCCGTTAGAAAAAAAGAAGCTTTGCAGGTTTTTGAAATTTTCAACAACCTATTTGAGATCACTATTAGAGAAATATAAGTGGTCTATTCCAAGGCATCCAAAAGATATTGTGGCGCTTTAATGGGTTT
Protein-coding regions in this window:
- a CDS encoding IMPACT family protein, which codes for MTEKDTYKTIDTSTEAILFKDKNSKFFGYAYPITSEDDVKLHINNLKKEHHAARHWCYAYQIGTEHISYRANDDGEPNNSAGMPIYGQIQSFDVTNILIVVVRYFGGIKLGVGGLINAYKTTAQLTLEASKILKKTINVDYLITFDYKNMNTVMRIIKEKKLNITNQKLELDCQITISVRKKEALQVFEIFNNLFEITIREI